The following are encoded in a window of Platichthys flesus chromosome 11, fPlaFle2.1, whole genome shotgun sequence genomic DNA:
- the ubr5 gene encoding E3 ubiquitin-protein ligase UBR5 isoform X1, whose protein sequence is MTSIHFVVHPLPGTEDQLNDRLREVSEKLNKYSYNSHPHLSLLEQAPLKQCVVGPNHAGFLLEDGRVCRISFAVQPDRLELSKPDGSDGSKLSSGSGTGRSSRPGRTSDPPWFLSGSDTLGRLAGNTLGSRWSSGVNGGSGGGGSGVGAGGGGAGGGSSGGGGGGGAGGGGGTSGRSSTAARDSRRQTRVIRTGRDRGSGLLGSQPQPVIPASVIPEELITQAQVVLQGKSRSVIIRELQRTNLDVNLAVNNLLSRDDEDGDDGDDTASESYLPGEDLMSLLDADIHSAHPSVIIDADAMFSEDISYFGYPSFRRSSLSRLGSSRVLLLPLERDSELLRERESVLRLRERRWLDGASFDTERGSTSREGEPSLDKKSIPVQSPVSLGEELQWWPDKDGVKFVSIGAMFSEMVAVSSKGELYQWKWSEPEPYRNAQNPSIHHPRASFLGVGNEKITLLSANSIRATVATETNKVATWVDDTLSTVASKLEHSAQAFPELQGERMVSLHCCALYTCAQLENSLYWWGVVPFSQRKKMLEKARAKNKKTKSSAGISSIPNITVGTQVCLRNNPLYHAGAVAFSVSAGIPKVGVLLESVWNMNDSCRFQLRSPESLKNMEKTTKTQEIKTESKPELVKTEMGPPPSPASTCSDTSSIASSASLPYKRRRSTPAPKEEEKVNEEQWPLREVVFVEDVKNVPVGKVLKVDGAYVAVKFPGTSSSMSNQSTAAPTDSDPSSLLQDCRLLRIDELQVVKTGGTPKVPDCFQRTPKKLCIPEKAEILAVNVDSKGVHAVLKTGNWVRYCIFDLATGKAEQENNFPTSNLAFLGQSERNVAIFTAGQESPIILRDGNGTIYPMAKDCMGGIRDPDWLDLPPINSLGMGVHSLANLPSNSTIKKKAAIIIMAVEKQTLMQHVLRCDYEACRQYLVNLEQAFLLDQGNQALCALLGHRCDGNRNILHAAVSVCFPVSNKETKEEEEAERSERNTFAERLSAVEAIANAISVVSSNSSGNRTGSSSSRGLRLREMMRRSLRAAGLGRHESGPSSSDHQDPVSPPIAPPSWVPDPPPMDPDGDIDFILAPAVGSLTTASTGTSQGPSTSTIPGPSTEPSVVESKDRKANAHLILKLMCDSVVLRPHLRELLSAKDARGMTPFMLAVSGRAYPAAITVLEAAQKTAKVGDPGITEKEDADSVFMEMICPSGTNPDDSPLYVLCCNDTCSFTWTGAEHINQDIFECRTCGLLESLCCCTECARVCHKGHDCKLKRTSPTAYCDCWEKCKCKTLIAGQKAARLDLLYRLLTATNLVTTPNSRGEHILLFLVQTVARQSVEHCQYRPPRIREDRNRKAANAEDSDMPDHDLEPPRFAQLALERVLQDWNALKSMIMFGSQENKDPLSASSRIAHLLPEEQVYLNQQSGTIRLDCFTHCLIVKCAPDITFIDTLLGTLVKELQNKYTPGRRDEAVSVTRRFLRSVARVFVILSVEMASSKKKNNFIPQPIGKCRRVFQALLPYAVEELCNVAESLIVPVRMGIARPTAPFTLASTSIDAVQGSEELFSVEPLPPRPSPDHSNSSSQTAASYIIRNPQPRRSSQSQPVRGRDEEQDDIVSADVEEVEVVEGVAGEEDHHDDQEEQGEENAEAEGQHDEHDEDGSDMELDLLAAAETESDSESNHSNQDNASGRRSVVTAATAGSEAGSRVSLAFPIFGASSVPAFFSEDDSQSNDSSDSDSSSSQSDDVDQETFLLDEPLERTTSASHANSAAQAPRSMQWAVRNTPSQRASGSAPSSSSTPAASSTGLIYIDPTNLRRSSAISSSAAAAALEASNSSSYLTSASSLARAYSIVIRQISDLMSLIPKYNHLVYSQYPAAVKLTYQDAVNLQNYVEEKLIPTWNWMVSIMDSTEAQLRYGSALSSAGDPGHPSHPLHASQHSARRERMTAREEASLRTLEGRRRAATLLTARQGMMSARGDFLNYALSLMRSHNDEHSDVLPVLDVCSLKHVAYVFQALIYWIKAMNQQTTLDTPQIDRKRNREILELGLDNEDSEHENDEDTNQSSTLQDKDEDPVPAETGQNHPFFRRSDSMTFLGCIPPNPFDVPLAEAIPLADQPHLLQPNARKEDLFGRPSQGLYSSSYIATKGLAEASMDRNCLEVNMGCALPSPSQILPTKMSYSANLKNVMSMETGQRSTETQSLAEQEMEASKPGPSPHDLAAQLKSSLLAEIGLTESDGPPLPSFRPHCSFMGMMISHDMLLGRWRLSLELFGRVFMEDVGAEPGSILTELGGFEVKESKFRREMEKLRNLQSRDLALEVDRDRDQLIQQTMRQLNTHFGRRCTTTPMAVHRVKVTFKDEPGEGSGVARSFYTAIALALLSNDKLPNLDCVQSVSKGMQASSTCHHDYNSNLMQRLRNRDRERERRSGGLRAGSRRDRDRDSRRQLSIDTRPFRPSSEGNPSDEPDPLPAHRQALGERLYPRVHAMQPAFASKITGMLLELSPAQLLLLLASEDSLRARVEEAMELLIAHGRENGADSILDLGLLDTPEKTQQQENRKRHGSTRSVVDMELDDPDDGDDNAPLFYQPGKRGFYSPRPGKNTEARLNCFRNIGRILGLCLLQNELCPITLNRHVIKVLLGRKVNWHDFAFFDPVMYESLRQLIRHSQAGEADAVFAAMDLAFAIDLCKEEGAGQVELQSGGVNMPVTPLNVYEYVRKYAEHRMLVVAEQPLHAMRKGLLDVLPKNALEDLTAEDFRLLVNGCGEVNVQMLISFTSFNDESGESADKLLQFKRWFWSIVEKMSMTERQDLVYFWTSSPSLPASEEGFQPMPSITIRPPDDQHLPTANTCISRLYVPLYSSKQILKQKLLLAIKTKNFGFV, encoded by the exons TTCAAAGTTGAGCAGTGGTTCAGGGACAGGAAGGAGCTCCAGGCCAGGCAGGACTAGTGATCCGCCCTGGTTCCTGTCTGGTTCTGACACACTGGGCAGACTGGCAGGCAACACCCTTGG GAGTCGCTGGAGCTCTGGTGTAAATGGAggcagtggaggaggtggaagtgGTGTTGGAGCagggggaggtggagcaggaggtggaagcagtggaggtggagggggcggaggagcaggaggaggtggcggcACGTCGGGCAGGTCGTCAACAGCGGCTCGCGATTCCCGCCGACAGACCAGGGTGATCCGTACGGGAAGGGATCGTGGCTCGGGGCTTCTGGGCAGCCAGCCACAGCCAGTTATACCAGCTTCTGTCATCCCTGAAGAGCTCATTACTCAG GCCCAAGTAGTCCTTCAGGGGAAGTCCAGGAGTGTGATCATTAGGGAGCTACAGAGGACCAACCTGGATGTCAACCTTGCTGTCAACAACCTGCTGAGTCgggatgatgaagatggagatgatggagatgacACGGCCAGCGAGTCCTACCTCCCTGGAG AGGACCTGATGTCCTTGTTGGATGCAGACATTCACTCTGCCCATCCCAGCGTGATTATTGATGCTGATGCCATGTTCTCTGAGGACATCAGCTACTTTGGCTACCCCTCTTTTAGACGTTCCTCACTGTCTCGCCTGGGATCCTCTAGAG TTCTCCTTCTTCCCTTAGAGCGTGACTCAGAGCTGTTGCGTGAGCGTGAGTCTGTATTGAGGTTACGCGAGCGCCGATGGCTGGATGGGGCCTCGTTTGACACGGAGCGAGGCTCCACAAGCCGTGAGGGCGAGCCCAGTCTGGACAAGAAGAGCATCCCGGTCCAGAGTCCTGTCTCCCTGGGAGAGGAGCTCCAGTGGTGGCCTGATAAG GATGGTGTGAAGTTTGTAAGCATTGGAGCCATGTTCTCTGAGATGGTGGCTGTCAGCTCGAAAGGAGAGCTTTATCAGTGGAAGTGGAGCGAACCTGAACCCTACAGGAATGCACAG AATCCTTCCATTCATCATCCGCGTGCATCATTTCTGGGTGTGGGCAACGAGAAGATCACTTTATTGTCTGCCAATAGCATCAGAGCCACTGTAgctacagagacaaacaag GTTGCCACCTGGGTGGACGACACACTGAGCACAGTGGCCTCTAAGTTGGAGCACAGTGCTCAGGCTTTCCCTGAGTTGCAGGGAGAACGCATGGTGTCACTGCACTGCTGTGCACTATACACGTGTGCACAGCTGGAGAATAGCCTCTATTGGTG GGGTGTTGTGCCTTTTAGTCAACGGAAGAAGATGCTCGAAAAGGCTAGAgccaagaataaaaaaacaaagtccaGTGCTGGCATCTCCTCAATACCCAACATCACCGTGGGAACACAG GTGTGCTTGAGGAATAACCCCCTCTACCATGCCGGTGCAGTGGCCTTTTCTGTCAGTGCTGGGATCCCGAAAGTGGGTGTCCTTTTGGAGTCTGTGTGGAACATGAACGACAGCTGCAGGTTCCAGCTTCGCTCACCAGAGAGCCTCAAGAATATGGAGAAGACCACTAAGACTCAAGAAATCAA GACTGAAAGCAAGCCAGAGCTGGTGAAGACAGAGATgggtcctcctccctccccagcGTCTACCTGCAGTGATACCTCTTCTATTGCTAGCAGTGCCTCACTGCCCTACA AGAGAAGGCGTTCTACTCCGGCAcccaaagaggaggaaaaggtgAATGAGGAGCAGTGGCCTCTCAGAGAGGTGGTGTTTGTGGAGGACGTTAAAAATGTCCCAGTGGGAAAG GTGCTGAAAGTGGATGGTGCATATGTTGCTGTCAAGTTTCCAGGGACATCAAGCAGCATGAGCAACCAGAGTACTGCTGCTCCCACTGACTCCGACCCATCATCACTGTTGCAGGACTGTAGACTCCTCAGAATAGATGAGCTGCAG GTGGTCAAAACCGGTGGGACTCCtaaagttcctgactgttttcaGCGCACACCTAAAAAACTCTGTATCCCAGAAAAGGCGGAGATTCTAGCTGTGAATGTTGACTCCAAAG GAGTTCACGCAGTGCTGAAAACTGGTAACTGGGTAAGGTACTGTATCTTTGACCTAGCCACAGGCAAAGCTGAACAGGAGAATAACTTCCCTACTAGCAACCTGGCCTTCTTGGGGCAGAGTGAGCGTAATGTGGCCATCTTTACTGCAGGACAG gAGTCTCCTATCATACTCCGAGATGGAAATGGCACAATCTACCCTATGGCCAAAGACTGCATGGGTGGAATACGAGATCCTGATTGGCTTGACTTGCCACCTATAAACAGCCTGGGAATGGGGGTGCACTCTCTGGCCAATCTCCCCTCGAACTCAACCATTAAAAAGAAagctgctattattattatggctGTCGAG AAACAGACGCTGATGCAGCATGTGCTGCGTTGTGACTATGAGGCATGTCGACAGTACCTGGTGAACCTTGAGCAGGCGTTCCTGTTGGATCAGGGCAACCAGGCTCTCTGCGCACTTCTGGGTCACCGCTGTGATGGAAACCGCAACATTCTTCATgctgctgtctctgtctgcttccCTGTTAGTAATAAGGAGAccaaagaggaggaag AAGCTGAAAGGtctgagagaaacacatttGCAGAGCGCCTGTCTGCTGTGGAGGCGATTGCCAATGCCATTTCTGTGGTTTCAAGCAACAGCTCTGGAAATAGGACtggctcctccagcagcagagg TCTTCGTCTGAGGGAGATGATGCGACGGTCTTTAAGAGCCGCTGGTCTTGGCCGCCATGAGTCCGGCCCATCATCCAGTGACCACCAGGACCCTGTGTCACCACCCATTGCCCCACCAAGCTGGGTCCCTGACCCCCCACCCATGGACCCTG ATGGTGATATTGACTTCATTCTAGCACCAGCTGTGGGTTCACTCACCACTGCCTCCACTGGGACAAGTCAGGGACCCAGCACCTCCACCATACCAG GACCGTCCACTGAACCATCTGTGGTTGAATCTAAAGACAGGAAGGCCAACGCCCACCTTATCCTAAAGCTGATGTGTGACAGTGTTGTTCTGAGGCCACACCTACGGGAGCTGCTTTCTGCAAA GGATGCAAGAGGAATGACTCCATTCATGTTGGCTGTCAGTGGGAGAGCCTACCCGGCAGCCATCACTGTTTTGGAAGCTGCTCAGAAAACGGCAAAGG TTGGTGACCCAGGCATTACAGAGAAGGAGGATGCAGACTCTGTGTTCATGGAAATGATTTGCCCTTCTGGGACCAATCCAGATGACTCACCACTGTATGTTCTTTGCTGCAATGACACCTGCAGTTTCACTTGGACTGGAGCTGAGCACATTAACCAG GATATCTTTGAGTGTCGAACCTGTGGTTTGCTCGagtccctctgctgctgtacTGAGTGTGCTAGGGTCTGTCACAAAGGACATGACTGCAA GCTGAAGAGGACCTCTCCCACAGCATACTGCGACTGTTGGGAGAAATGTAAGTGTAAAACACTGATCGCTGGTCAGAAAGCTGCTCGTCTCGACCTGCTGTACAGGCTACTCACAGCCACTAACCTGGTCACAACACCGAACAGCAG GGGAGAGCATATATTGCTCTTCTTGGTGCAGACTGTTGCCAGGCAGAGTGTTGAGCACTGTCAGTATAGACCACCACGCATCAGAGAAGACAGGAATCGCAAGGCTGCTAATGCAGAGG ACTCTGATATGCCAGATCATGATCTAGAACCTCCCCGCTTTGCTCAGCTGGCCCTGGAGAGGGTTCTGCAGGACTGGAATGCCCTCAAGTCTATGATCATGTTTGGTTCTCAGGAGAATAAAGACCC acTTAGTGCCAGCAGCAGAATTGCTCACCTTCTGCCTGAAGAGCAAGTCTACTTGAACCAGCAGAGTGGCACTATTCGCCTTGACTGTTTCACCCACTGCCTCATTGTCAAATGTGCTCCTGACATCACT TTCATTGACACCTTACTGGGCACACTGGTGAAGGAGCTGCAGAACAAGTACACTCCTGGCAGAAGAGACGAGGCAGTCAGTGTCACCAGGAGGTTCCTTCGCTCTGTAGCCCGGGTGTTTGTTATCCTCAGTGTGGAAATGGCTTCCTCCAAGAAGAAAAA CAACTTCATCCCCCAGCCTATTGGGAAATGTCGCCGAGTTTTTCAGGCGCTCTTACCCTAcgctgtggaggagctgtgtaACGTAGCCGAGTCGCTGATTGTTCCAGTACGAATGGGTATTGCACGGCCTACCGCTCCTTTCACTTTGGCCAGCACCAGCATCGATGCTGTTCAGGGCAGCGAGGAGCTCTTCTCTGTTGAACCTCTCCCTCCAAGACCCTCACCTGACCACTCCAACAG ttCCAGCCAGACAGCTGCGTCTTATATCATCAGGAACCCCCAACCTCGACGCAGCAGCCAATCTCAGCCTGTCAGAGGGAGAGACGAAGAGCAGGATGACATTGTATCAGCAGATGTAGAAGAG GTTGAGGTTGTAGAGGGGGTAGCAGGGGAGGAAGACCATCATGACGACCAAGAGGAACAGGGAGAGGAAAATGCAGAGGCAGAAGGACAGCATGATGAACATGACGAGGATG GAAGTGACATGGAGCTTGATCtgctggcagcagctgaaacagaGAGCGACAGCGAAAGCAACCACAGCAATCAGGATAATGCTAGCGGCCGCAGGAGTGTTGTCACAGCAGCCACTGCTGGCTCTGAAGCAG GCAGTAGGGTGTCCTTGGCATTTCCTATTTTTG GTGCCAGCAGTGTCCCTGCCTTCTTTTCAGAGGATGACTCCCAGTCCAATGACTCCAGCgactctgacagcagcagcagtcagagCGACGATGTTGACCAGGAAACTTTTCTTTTGGACGAACCACTGGAAAGAACAACTAGCGCATCACATGCCAATAGTGCAGCCCAGGCTCCTCGCTCCATGCAGTGGGCTGTAAGAAACACCCCCAGCCAGAGGGCCTCCGGCAGTgccccctccagctcctcaacACCAGCTG CAAGCTCCACGGGCCTGATATATATTGATCCTACCAACCTGCGTCGCTCCAGTGCGATTAGCTCCAGTGCCGCGGCGGCGGCGCTAGAGGCCAGCAACTCCAGCAGTTATCTGACATCTGCCAGCAGCTTGGCCCGGGCCTACAGCATTGTTATCAGGCAGATCTCTGACCTCATGAGTCTAATTCCCAAGTACAACCATCTAGTCTACTCACAATATCCTGCTGCTGTAAAGCTCACCTACCAGGATGCAGTCAACCTGCAG AACTATGTTGAAGAAAAGCTGATTCCCACCTGGAACTGGATGGTGTCCATCATGGATTCCACTGAAGCTCAGTTGCGATATGGCTCAGCCCTATCATCAGCTGGAGACCCTGGTCACCCCAGTCACCCACTCCATGCCTCTCAGCACTCAGCTCGCCGGGAACGCATGACTGCTCGAGAAGAAGCCAGCCTTCGCACCCTGGAAGGACGCAG gAGAGCAGCCACTCTGTTGACCGCTCGCCAAGGCATGATGTCGGCACGTGGCGATTTCCTGAACTACGCATTATCACTGATGCGCTCCCACAACGATGAGCATTCTGACGTACTTCCTGTACTGGATGTGTGCTCACTGAAGCATGTGGCCTACGTCTTCCAGGCTCTAATCTACTGGATTAAGGCCATGAACCAGCAGACCACACTGGACACCCCACAGATCGATAGAAAGAG AAATCGAGAGATCTTGGAGCTGGGTTTGGACAATGAAGATTCTGAACACGAAAATGATGAGGACACTAATCAAA GTTCAACTCTGCAGGATAAGGATGAGGACCCAGTTCCTGCTGAAACGGGTCAGAACCACCCCTTCTTCCGTCGCTCTGACTCTATGACGTTTCTGGGCTGCATCCCACCCAACCCCTTCGATGTTCCCCTAGCTGAGGCCATTCCACTGGCAGATCAGCCCCACCTCCTGCAG CCTAATGCCAGGAAGGAGGATCTATTTGGTCGTCCCTCTCAGGGCTTGTATTCCTCCTCTTACATTGCAACCAAAGGCCTGGCTGAGGCAAGCATGGACAGGAACTGCCTGGAGGTAAACATGGGCTGCGCTCTACCCTCCCCCTCTCAG ATCCTGCCCACTAAGATGTCATACTCAGCCAAcctgaaaaatgtgatgagtATGGAAACAGGCCAACGGAGCACAGAGACCCAGTCACTGGCTGAGCAGGAGATGGAGGCTTCAAAACCCGGTCCCTCACCACATGATCTCGCTGCCCAGCTTAAGAGCAGCCTACTCGCTGAGATTGGCCTCACTGAGAGCGACGGACCACCTCTCCCATCGTTCAG ACCTCACTGTAGTTTCATGGGGATGATGATCTCACATGACATGCTACTAGGCCGCTGGCGTCTGTCATTGGAGCTCTTTGGTCGCGTCTTCATGGAAGATGTGGGAGCTGAACCTGGAtct ATCCTCACAGAGCTCGGTGGCTTTGAAGTAAAGGAATCCAAGTTCCGTAGGGAGATGGAGAAGCTGAGGAACCTGCAGTCCCGTGACTTGGCCCTAGAGGTGGACCGGGATCGAGACCAGCTTATACAGCAGACCATGCGTCAGCTAAACACGCACTTTGGCAGGCGTTGCACAACCACACCCATGGCTGTACACAGGGTGAAGGTCACCTTCAAAGACGAGCCAGGCGAGGGCAGTGGCGTGGCACGCAGCTTCTACACGGCCATTGCCCTGGCTCTCCTCTCCAATGATAAGTTGCCAAACCTGGACTGTGTTCAGAGTGTCAGCAAGGGCATGCAGGCCAGCAGTACGTGTCATCACGATTACAATTCAA ATCTAATGCAGCGTTTGaggaacagagacagagaaagagagaggcgaAGTGGAGGGCTTCGAGCGGGTTCCCGGAGAGACCGAGACAG AGACTCAAGGAGGCAGCTGTCCATTGACACAAGACCTTTCAGGCCCTCATCAGAGGGCAACCCCAGTGACGAGCCTGACCCTCTGCCTGCACACAGACAAGCTCTCGGGGAAAGGCTCTACCCACGTGTTCATGCAATGCAACCG GCGTTTGCCAGTAAAATCACAGGCATGTTGTTGGAGCTGTCTCctgctcagctgctgcttctgctggcCAGTGAGGATTCTCTCAGAGCCAGAGTGGAAGAGGCTATGGAGCTTCTCATTGCACATGGAAG GGAAAATGGTGCTGACAGTATTTTGGACCTGGGTCTCCTTGACACACCGGAGAAAACACAA CAGCAGGAGAACCGTAAGCGTCATGGTTCAACCCGCAGTGTGGTGGACATGGAGCTGGACGACCCAGATGATGGAGACGATAATGCTCCTCTCTTCTACCAGCCTGGCAAACGAGGCTTCTACTCACCACGGCCTGGGAAGAACACAGAGGCCAGACTCAACTGCTTCCGAAACATCGGCAG aATACTAGGGTTGTGTCTGCTGCAAAATGAGCTCTGCCCGATCACGTTGAACAGACATGTCATCAAAGTGCTGCTTGGGAGGAAG GTGAACTGGCATGACTTTGCATTCTTCGACCCAGTCATGTATGAGAGCCTGCGGCAGCTGATCCGCCATTCACAAGCAGGTGAAGCAGATGCAGTGTTTGCTGCCATGGACTTGGCCTTTGCCATTGACCTCTGCAAAGAGGAAGGAGCTGGACAG GTCGAGCTTCAGTCTGGTGGGGTCAACATGCCAGTGACGCCCCTCAACGTTTATGAGTATGTGAGGAAGTATGCGGAGCACAGAATGCTTGTTGTGGCGGAGCAGCCTCTCCAT GCAATGAGGAAGGGCTTGCTGGATGTTCTTCCTAAGAACGCCCTGGAGGACCTGACGGCCGAGGACTTTAGGCTGCTGGTCAACGGCTGTGGGGAAGTCAACGTCCAGATGCTCATCAGCTTCACCTCCTTCAATGATGAATCTG GGGAAAGTGCAGACAAGCTACTGCAGTTCAAACGATGGTTTTGGTCCATAGTGGAGAAGATGAGCATGACTGAGAGGCAAGATCtg